AATACTTTGAAGATTGTTCAGATTGAAGCTAATAAGGTACTTTTAATATATGCTAGAATTGTATTCACACTATGCCCTCGTCTGTTTACACAAcagtttaaattttaaaaaagccAAACTTTGGTGGTGGTTTAAGCCAGGAAGATAAATGGTGATATTATGCTGAAGTgcaaaataatgtatcaaacGTTGCACGTCATTTTCATTGTATGTATCAAACTTTAAGATCATTGCTATTGTATGTCTTTGGTTACATAATCATATGGTAACATGAATTCTACTGATGTGGCAAGTTGCAACGTCATCATAACCAGTTCTAGATCACTCGTTTATAAGTTACAAGAGGTTAAATGCAACAAACGCTTAAAAAGAAAGCTTAATAAACACTTGCAACATTTTGGAAGTGGATCCACACAATAGCAGATCATGACGAGTGGGATACATTTTGGTGCATCTGTACTCGGTCTGAAATACTTTCTTTGGTCTGTTTTAGTTATAGTAGGACACTTGTTCCATTATAGTGACCTTTGTTCTGTGCTGTTTTAGCCATTGTATGATGTATTGATGTTGGTTCCATAACTCCATTAATGTCCTCATaacgactttttttttttttagttactaACTGTTGTTTTCGTCATTATTTTGGCTTCATTTTTGGTAATTGTAGTTACTTCTTTCATGTTTCAAATTGTATTTGCTTTTTATTGTTTCCTCTGCCATCCCACTTGATTTTCCTCTGTTTTAGTAATTGTAGTACTTTGTTTTCTTTCATTTGAATTACTAAAAATTGGTTAATGTTCCATTCGTGTCATTAAAAATGTATTGGAAAACCGGTGCAGGTTATTTTAAGAGTAATGTGggatttttttttagtgtagaTATTTAGATTGGAACCAAAGTTTGGGAATGAAGACGAAGCTGCAGATGAAACTTATAAAGCGGTGAACGATGAAGTGACAATAGAAGATAATCAAGCAAACTTTAACTTCTCAACTAGAAAGGCTCAAAAAATGGTATGCACTTTATATATTAAACAGGGTATGATATACATTATCATAAAGGTGCCCCAACATGAAACAAGTTTTTACCTCTAGTATATTACCCATAAACAAGcatatgaatttaaaaaaacttGACATGTTCATAGAGAGTGATTAGCTTCATAGTGGTTGGATATGGTGAAAGTGGTCCTGATTCATAAAAGGTAGTTTTTGATATATGGTATAGGATTAGCTTCAACAAAACTGATTCTGTTTATTTGACTGTTTTGAGGTCATAATATATCTAAGTTATTAGATTATCAGACTTTGCTAAGTGCTTAGCCAACTGATTCTCATATTTTTCTATATTCACAACTTTAAACGAGAAAACCACATCCAAACACCATCTCTTGCAGCCCTTTTTGTTATATTTGTGTGGCATCAGCGTGGCCTTTTATGACCATATGttcgttattttttttttttagttataaatcGTTAATGCATTATGGGGTTCACTCAATCATtgaattatgttattgtttcCTTTATGATATCATAGGCCAAGAAGGAAATAGATATACGTTCATATGGTTATCCCGTAACCCAGAATGATTTGAATGATGCAATGGTCAACACAGAAGCTCTAAAACCTGGTGTAACTACTAGTATTGCTCGTAATATTCCACCTTATGATATATCAGCAACTTCACCTCAGCAGGCTTATCCACTAGAAAAGATTATCTTCAAGGGAGAGTGGAGATATCTTCGTGATATCGCTGAGCTTTTACAAAAAGGGAAAGCTATAACATCCCACACTTACCCTCGGTTTGTTTGTAATAGAATCCATAAGATCGAGGTGGTCAAGGTATAGAATTTGTATTTTGGTTTTACTTACTTCTGACTCACGTTACTTAACTCTCAAGAACCATGTTTTTTGGATGCTTTTACCTTTACAAAAGTTATAGGTGACAAGATGGGTGGCTAGGTTTGAAATTAaatgtaatagaaaattaaaaatacactaGAAACTTTATAgttaaacataattttttacCGAGCTTGATTCGAGTTGGCCAGGTTTGACCGGAGTTGGTCGATTTTTGCTAGCGTCGACCCGGTTAACTGGGTTGGTAGTCCAAGTCGCCTTGAATAGTCCCGTTTTATGGCCTAATCAGTAACAAACCAAATCAGGTGGGTTTTTTTGGCATTTGTTGACTAGattgggttgacccaaaacactttCTCCACTGTTTAGCAgtgttaattatatttttaaaaagttgtacTTCCATAATACAGTAGTAATCTAGGTTTTTTGAATATGAAGATTATAGAAGGATATATTTCTGtatgattttgttttattcGATCCATTTGACCTGTTTCAATCCAAgctgttgtttttattttagtcAGATACTCTCTATCACAATGTCAGTTTTCTTCCATATACCAATAAGTTATGGGATTCAGCCTTGTTAAAATTAAAACCACTTTCAtgttggttaaaaaaaaagggtaaatgccTAGGAACCCCTTAGTCCCATAGAGGAATTTTTCCTCTCAAGCTAGCGACCCTACAACGCTCTGGCGGTGAGACCCCAGAAACCTTGGCTGGTTGAATATGCTTTTGCAGGGATTCGAACCTGGGTGGTGTTCCCACCAAGTCGCTTTTTAGGGGGGCAGGTGGCCAATGGGCTGTAACCCAGATGGTTCTTTCACCAACTTTCATGTTGGTTTTACATCTTTTTCACCAACTTTCTCGATGTTGTAGGACGAGAAGATGAAAGAGAACCTTGCTTGCATATTCTCGTACATTAATCATCTTATCAAATTCAAGGACAAGCATTCCATGGACGGGTTTTCGTCTGCAAAACATTATAAATTACCAAACATACTGAGTCAGAAGTTCAATGACATGTTTGGCAACACGGAATCAAAAAGGCTTGCTGATGATAAGAGAGATCTTCTTATTAGCTATGTTTTGGTGCTTACTCTCTTCGCTGACGACTTTAGAACAGAATTTACAGACATAGCTAAGGATCTGAGAATGTCCACCGGTGCATTAAGGACTCAGTTCCAATTTCTGGGCTGCAAGCTTATCAGAGAACACAATCTAACATTGGCCACACTTCCTGCTCCTTTAAAAGTCCCTGAAGTCACGATGAGGCGCCGCAGATAAATATGATGCTCAAGTTTTGTTGCTAACTGAAAACAGCAAAAAAGATGTTTACTTAGGTTAGGCTTGTATTTATGAACAATTTTATGCATCAGTAGATTTTTAGTACAGGTCAAAAGGGGTGAGCTTGTGTTTAGATGCACCTGCAAATATTTAGTTTGGGTTTTACTGAATTCTATCCATATATGCTTTAACGatagtattttcatttttctcctTGCTTATCGAATTAAGTCAATCATGGTTATGTTGTCTTTGCCTCCTTTATATATAGCAACTTAGCAAGCACTGTGTCGCTTAATGCTTATGCTGCTTGATCGAGTCGAAATGGGTCGTGTTAGGGTGGATCATTGGGTCTGGTAAGTTTTGGTACGGGTTGAAATGGGTGATGTTAGAGTGGTTGACTCTAAACTCTCTGTCTGAACTTTTTGGAGTTTTCGTAAATGGTTGGTTTGAAATATGATTACCAAAATAATACCTTTTTAATAGTAATACTATTTAGATAAAACGATtaaggaggttttatgcatatAATACATAATGGGAGACTTTTGACCTATTTGACACATGTGATCTGCTAAAGccacaatttatttcaataAGAAAACATATAGTCATGGCTCCAAACCTGAAAAACAAACACGACATGTTTAATTGGTAAGACCGGATACATTAATACATATACCCATAAATGCAATAGCTTTGACGGGTAAGACCGGCTCTGGTCTTACCTTTTAAATGTGTCACATTTTTATTATACGTAAACGCAGAAATACAGAGTCAGACGTCCATGGAGGACTTGCAAATAATGCAAGAGATTTTATCATTAGATACAGTTTGATGCTTACTCTGTTAACTTATTACTTCCATACAGAATTCTCGGATCTAAGGAGAAACTAAGGCTGAGAGCAGCCACTGGCGCATTGATCCTTTACTTTGAATTTTGTTGGGCTGTAGGTTTATTAGCAAAAACGCACAATCTTGGTCACGCTCATTGAGGCGCTGAAGATAAACATTAATTTATAACCGACTGCTTGGTGCTCGTTAATCATTACCAGCACTTACGTGGCAAAAAGATATTTCTGCAAGATTTATGACTAACACAATGTAATAACGATTTTTTTTCCCCTAGGGGAACCATATATATTACAATGAGCATGGAGCACGTCTCTGACTTGATTATCCTGCATATTTAGTCTTTCTTGATAATCATCTGCCATACCAAAATATTAGTTAATCATTGGAGACATGACTGATAGACAATACAAGATAGTCAGGTTGCATGACAAGTTAATAAGGGATGATTTGTAGTACAACAGAAATGATACGGATTTGGTTTGGTGACTCAACATTAAACGACAAGGATTTGGTTAGGATGACTCGACATGTTAACCATTGTTACAAAGTTATATGGCCACGTCTCTGGTGAAGTGCACCATCAGAACACTTGTAGAAGTTCATAACATTGCAGTTGTTGTTAGTAAACTAGTGCTGGCTGCATCTGTTTATTTTGTGTGGCAGGAAAGAAATTTAAGAACTTTTAAGGAGGATAGGAATGTAGATGTCCTTTGCAGATTAATAGAAGAGAATGTTAGATATAAATGATGGCTTTAGGAGTTAAGAATTCTAAGAATGTGAATAATGTAGTTGGAAGATGGAATTTAAGGTGGAAGGAAAATCATTTGGTGGCTGTTGCAGGTTCAAAGGTGTGAAGGGTTGGATCTTGAGCAGGCTGTTTGTTAGTGTGTGCGAATGAGAATAGAGAGCGGTGCAAGATGACGCTTCTTGGTCTCATTCTAGCACTAATGAGGAGCCTGGTGAATTGTTTGTGCAGTGGAGATTGCCTTTTGGAAGAGTCTCTGGTTGTATTTGCAGATATGTTACGCATTAGAGTTCTAAAATGCTCGTTTTAGAATAGCATGAGTCTtgaatgtttttgttttttttcttgttttcattATTGTTTTGTACAGATGTAATTCTTTTTGTGCATATTAATGAAATTCACCATTTAAAATTAGAAGTTCATAACATCTGAATATTGGCCTTCTTATTATTCGGGGTAAATCGACAACTTGATGTATGATTGACATTTGACTAGGTTATGCAGGGGCTGCTATACTTAATGCATATGCTGGTTTGCATAGTTGACTTCTGGAAAACACAGTTCGTTTATCACTAGAGTAACAAGCTTAGAGACCATGCTTATAAGTGAGGCTATGTCTTCAGATCAATAATACTTATAGTATAAGACCAGAGCTGGTCTTACATGTTAAACAATATACTATGCAGTTTATATAAAAATGCAAAATCTACACACTTAAAGGTAAGACCAGATCTGGTCTTACATAAACGTATCGCTATACGTGTTATGTAAAGTTACACAAAAACGACACACTTAAAGGAGCCGGTCTTGCATATTAAATGTAttgctttttcttttctttttttatgtaaatatacaaAAGCGGCCACTTAAAGTGTAAGACCAGAGCTTGTCTTAGATGTTAATGTATCgctatgcattttttttatataaaaaaaaaagacaaaagtaGTACGCACTTAGAAGATAAGACCAGATCTACTCTTACATAATAAAAGTATTGTGGCATTCTTGTAACGCAATATCTGATTGTGGCTATATGAGCACAACATCGGTAACAGACTCCCCATCAGCAACAAACATTATTTCAAGttgaaattagaaaaatatagtGTCAGAATTTCAATATAATCAATTCCAATACTTGGAATTGGTGtaaaaagtaaatttttaaataatccATTCCAAATACTTGGAATTTCTGTATAAATGAAAACCCCAACAAGGTATATAATTTTACTAAACTGGTAACCCATTTTCTAAAAGAATTCCAGAATCACAAGGAGACTCTAGTTTATAAAGTGATCCTAAAGAAACATATATCAATACACAGAGATTTATACAGAGAGAGGGGGGAGGGGAACATGATTACTTTACCCATATAAATGGACTAGTGACCTGTTATTTACATGAGCATCGAAAATAACATACAGTAACAAATTTTAACTTGACTGTTTCATAGAATAAGCTGAAGGCAAAACTTTCAAATGACCAAATTGGCCTAAAAAAATGCACATACAATTCTGTAGCTTATTCTTGAAGTATAAATCGTTCAAATCCCTAAGTTACACATGCCATGGATATAAACTTGGCAGAGCTCATTGCCTGACATCAAGAGAAAGCAATCCTCATACATAGTTATAAACATTATCAAAGACGGCCCAAGTTATGTAACAAAAAGATGCACTTCGTTTCTTTGAAGTTGCACAAAaactatattaaagaaaatgatgGGTGAACATATACAACTACTACTATTATCAAGGTT
The sequence above is drawn from the Erigeron canadensis isolate Cc75 chromosome 4, C_canadensis_v1, whole genome shotgun sequence genome and encodes:
- the LOC122597673 gene encoding LOW QUALITY PROTEIN: DNA-directed RNA polymerase I subunit rpa49-like (The sequence of the model RefSeq protein was modified relative to this genomic sequence to represent the inferred CDS: deleted 1 base in 1 codon; substituted 1 base at 1 genomic stop codon) codes for the protein MDQHQKDDFEQTPKKKQKTTHEVKIEKINATSSDKSLPLIGYFPSGYDPDKSSKKKQHSVKLLRHVKRSTENRXLVVSPSSNVSSQVQFVGTNYSGEAAAPQVCCYALGILDKDTNTLKIVQIEANKIFRLEPKFGNEDEAADETYKAVNDEVTIEDNQANFNFSTRKAQKMAKKEIDIRSYGYPVTQNDLNDAMVNTEALKPGVTTSIARNIPPYDISATSPQQAYPLEKIIFKGEWRYLRDIAELLQKGKAITSHTYPRFVCNRIHKIEVVKDEKMKENLACIFSYINHLIKFKDKHSMDGFSSAKHYKLPNILSQKFNDMFGNTESKRLADDKRDLLISYVLVLTLFADDFRTEFTDIAKDLRMSTGALRTQFQFLGCKLIREHNLTLATLPAPLKVPEVTMRRRR